The following are from one region of the Actinopolyspora halophila DSM 43834 genome:
- a CDS encoding DNA-processing protein DprA, with the protein MSSWDDEERAALVALLRARPEGMSWSTITSEVAEAGSACAVRERFGSSLSGETALFEMTSLEHPPDEGIEQALEDVASWSNEEFDFLTFQDEYYPPRLLEVNQAPPFVFARGKLVPDESAVSVVGSRAASEYARAVTADVARGLSGAGFTVLSGLANGIDAAAHTATLDNGGRTVAILGNGIRRVYPAANRELQERIAREGLVLSQFWPDSPPTKQSFPMRNATMSAYGVATIVVEAGERSGARIQARMAVEHGRPVILMKPVARGTDWGAQLCAQPGVFVADTPEEAVGVAERLASGEREVSRLLALATS; encoded by the coding sequence ATGAGCTCCTGGGACGACGAGGAACGAGCGGCATTGGTTGCCCTGCTACGGGCACGTCCGGAGGGGATGTCGTGGTCGACGATCACTTCCGAGGTGGCCGAGGCCGGTAGCGCGTGCGCTGTTCGCGAGCGTTTCGGGAGCTCCTTGTCCGGGGAGACTGCCTTGTTCGAGATGACGTCGTTGGAGCATCCTCCGGATGAGGGAATCGAACAGGCGTTGGAGGATGTCGCTTCCTGGAGTAATGAGGAATTCGACTTCCTCACTTTCCAGGACGAGTACTACCCACCTCGTCTCCTCGAGGTGAATCAGGCTCCCCCGTTCGTCTTCGCTCGTGGAAAACTTGTTCCTGACGAGAGCGCGGTTTCGGTAGTGGGTTCCCGTGCGGCTTCGGAATACGCTCGTGCGGTTACCGCCGATGTCGCCCGTGGGCTGTCCGGTGCGGGGTTCACGGTGCTTTCTGGGCTGGCGAACGGAATCGATGCCGCAGCGCACACTGCCACGCTCGACAACGGTGGCCGGACGGTAGCGATCCTCGGAAACGGTATTCGTCGGGTCTATCCCGCGGCGAACCGGGAGTTGCAGGAACGGATCGCTCGGGAGGGGCTCGTACTGTCCCAGTTCTGGCCCGACTCTCCTCCGACCAAGCAGAGTTTCCCGATGAGAAACGCGACGATGAGTGCCTACGGCGTAGCCACGATCGTTGTCGAGGCAGGGGAACGCAGTGGAGCACGGATTCAGGCGCGCATGGCGGTCGAGCACGGGCGGCCGGTGATTCTGATGAAGCCTGTGGCAAGAGGGACGGACTGGGGAGCGCAGCTGTGCGCGCAGCCCGGTGTCTTCGTCGCCGACACTCCGGAGGAGGCCGTCGGTGTCGCGGAACGGTTGGCCAGTGGTGAACGGGAGGTTTCCCGGCTGCTCGCTTTGGCGACGTCGTGA
- a CDS encoding glycosyltransferase, which produces MRLLFTTLAAHGHTRPLLPLATAARAAGHEVDFATGPDMHPTLREAGFEPLTAGTSILEAGARTTRELFGTAPDDPELTGQQLARVGAETFGRTLPRRLLADLAPLMERTTPDVVVFDSANSGAEIAARIAGIPALSHGLGPDTPTGFEEHERLLAEFSAELGLSAPEPGRTTPYLDIYPPSLRTAETRNEHRRFALRPAPRPGDTPPPERLLHREPGHGLAYLTFGTGFGTAELLREAAAALAGLPLRVLVATGPVDPAELGEQPDNVTVESWLPQSELLPHLDLIVHHGGSGTTLGALSAALPQLLLPRGADQFANAEVIRASGAGESLLPEQFETGAVTAAARRLLADPAPREVASRVASEIAAMPAPEEVVGRLPELVALAERWPCG; this is translated from the coding sequence GTGCGCCTGCTGTTCACCACTCTCGCCGCCCACGGACACACCCGCCCCCTGCTCCCGCTGGCCACCGCCGCACGCGCGGCCGGTCACGAGGTCGACTTCGCCACCGGCCCGGACATGCACCCGACGCTGCGGGAAGCGGGATTCGAACCGCTCACCGCGGGAACCTCGATCCTCGAAGCCGGAGCCAGGACCACCCGCGAACTCTTCGGCACCGCACCGGACGACCCCGAACTCACCGGACAGCAGCTCGCCCGCGTCGGCGCGGAGACCTTCGGAAGAACCCTGCCGCGCCGCCTCCTCGCCGACCTCGCCCCACTAATGGAGCGAACCACACCGGACGTGGTCGTTTTCGACAGCGCCAACAGCGGGGCGGAGATCGCCGCGCGGATCGCAGGCATCCCCGCGCTGTCCCACGGGCTCGGCCCGGACACCCCCACCGGCTTCGAAGAGCACGAGCGGCTGCTGGCCGAGTTCAGCGCCGAGCTCGGTCTGTCGGCACCGGAACCGGGGCGCACGACCCCCTACCTGGACATCTATCCACCCTCGCTGCGCACCGCGGAAACGCGGAACGAACACCGCCGCTTCGCGCTGCGGCCGGCCCCACGACCGGGGGACACCCCACCGCCCGAACGACTGCTGCACCGCGAACCCGGGCACGGACTGGCGTACCTGACCTTCGGAACCGGCTTCGGCACCGCCGAGCTGCTGCGCGAGGCAGCGGCGGCACTCGCCGGGCTGCCCCTGCGAGTGCTGGTGGCCACCGGTCCCGTCGACCCCGCCGAGCTGGGCGAGCAACCGGACAACGTCACCGTGGAAAGCTGGCTGCCGCAGTCGGAGCTGCTGCCGCACCTGGACCTGATCGTGCACCACGGCGGCAGCGGCACCACCCTCGGCGCGTTGAGCGCGGCGCTGCCCCAGCTGCTGCTGCCCAGGGGAGCCGACCAGTTCGCCAACGCCGAGGTGATCCGCGCCTCCGGTGCGGGGGAGAGCCTGCTGCCCGAGCAGTTCGAAACCGGGGCCGTCACAGCCGCGGCACGACGACTGCTGGCCGACCCGGCCCCGCGGGAGGTGGCGAGCCGGGTGGCCTCCGAGATCGCCGCCATGCCCGCTCCGGAGGAAGTGGTCGGGCGGCTGCCGGAACTCGTCGCTCTCGCCGAGCGGTGGCCCTGTGGATAA
- a CDS encoding metallophosphoesterase family protein, producing the protein MSERTGSIGRRALFRATGVGAAAAAATPAVAREGTAREGGVPEPKLRFRQDGTFRVVQFNDTQDDERTDRRTVELVERTLDSERPDFALINGDVINGDCDSEVQVKQAINNVVTPMESRGVPWAITFGNHDEDSERRSGMSEQDMLEFCMSYEHNLNERGPRDSSGTGDAVLTVAGSHDGRAAFALWLVDSGRYAPDTIAGQDFEGYPYWGWVRPDQIRWYSETSRKLERAAGGRVPGLMWMHIPLWEHRFMWFAGVDSRSEQDHARAVEKHGIEGERNEDECPGPFNSGMFTAVLERGDVRGVFCGHDHVNSYVGDYYGVLLGYSSGTGFGPYGLDGADRHRLRGARVFTLDESTEGVLRDTRMVFARDFGIDMSPQDQPMAPLPLGPEQR; encoded by the coding sequence ATGAGCGAGCGGACAGGATCCATCGGGCGACGTGCGTTGTTCCGGGCCACCGGCGTGGGGGCCGCCGCGGCAGCGGCGACCCCGGCGGTGGCCCGGGAGGGAACCGCGCGGGAGGGCGGGGTTCCGGAGCCGAAGCTGCGCTTCCGGCAGGACGGGACCTTCCGGGTGGTGCAGTTCAACGACACGCAGGACGACGAGCGCACCGATCGACGCACCGTCGAACTCGTGGAACGCACCCTGGACTCCGAGCGGCCGGACTTCGCGCTGATCAACGGTGACGTCATCAACGGTGACTGCGACAGCGAGGTCCAGGTCAAGCAGGCCATCAACAACGTGGTCACACCCATGGAGTCGCGTGGTGTGCCGTGGGCGATCACGTTCGGCAACCACGACGAGGACTCCGAGCGGAGATCCGGTATGTCCGAACAGGACATGCTGGAGTTCTGCATGAGCTACGAGCACAACCTCAACGAACGAGGGCCGCGGGACAGCAGCGGCACCGGGGACGCGGTGCTGACCGTGGCCGGTTCGCACGACGGACGGGCGGCTTTCGCGCTGTGGCTGGTCGATTCGGGCCGCTACGCTCCGGACACCATCGCCGGACAGGATTTCGAGGGGTACCCGTACTGGGGCTGGGTCCGCCCGGACCAGATCCGGTGGTACTCGGAGACCTCGCGGAAGCTCGAACGGGCCGCGGGCGGCAGGGTTCCGGGGCTGATGTGGATGCACATCCCGTTGTGGGAACACCGGTTCATGTGGTTCGCCGGGGTGGACTCGCGCAGCGAGCAGGACCACGCCCGCGCGGTGGAAAAGCACGGGATCGAGGGCGAGCGCAACGAGGACGAGTGCCCGGGGCCGTTCAACAGCGGCATGTTCACCGCGGTCCTCGAACGTGGCGACGTGCGGGGAGTGTTCTGCGGACACGACCACGTGAACTCGTACGTGGGCGACTACTACGGGGTGCTGCTGGGCTACTCCTCCGGCACCGGTTTCGGGCCGTACGGGCTCGACGGCGCGGACAGGCACCGGCTGCGCGGAGCCAGGGTGTTCACTCTGGACGAGAGCACGGAAGGAGTGCTGCGCGATACCCGCATGGTCTTCGCCCGGGACTTCGGCATCGACATGAGCCCGCAGGACCAGCCGATGGCTCCGCTGCCGCTGGGGCCGGAGCAGCGCTGA